In Aestuariibaculum lutulentum, one DNA window encodes the following:
- a CDS encoding aspartate aminotransferase family protein: protein MPLFDVYPLYSVTPVSAKGIHVYDENNTEYLDLYGGHAVISIGHAHPNYVAAITNQVNALGFYSNAIQNPIQVELADKLEALSGCEGYNLFLCNSGAEANENALKLASFKTGKSRVVAFKNGFHGRTSAAVAATDNPSIIAPINAQQEVTILELNDIEGVKIELEKGDVCAVIVEFIQGVGGLDQATSEFYEQVDTLCKANNTYFIADEVQSGYGRSGKFFAFQHYNVTPEVISIAKGMGNGFPIGGILIHPDIEAKYGMLGTTFGGNHLACAAGLAVLNTIEEEQLIDNVNAMAEYFVSVAKTIPQIKNIKGRGLMLGLEFDFEVGDLRKKLIYDHHIFTGGASNKKLLRILPPLTIKKEHIDQFFKALKKELEAVEV, encoded by the coding sequence ATGCCATTATTTGACGTTTATCCATTATATAGTGTAACGCCGGTATCGGCGAAAGGTATTCACGTTTACGACGAAAATAATACGGAATATTTAGACCTTTACGGTGGTCATGCCGTAATTTCTATTGGTCATGCGCATCCTAATTATGTGGCTGCGATTACCAATCAGGTGAATGCTTTAGGATTTTATTCAAATGCTATTCAAAACCCAATCCAGGTGGAATTGGCCGATAAGTTGGAAGCACTTTCTGGTTGTGAAGGTTACAACTTATTTTTGTGTAATTCAGGTGCCGAAGCCAATGAAAACGCGTTGAAGTTAGCCTCTTTTAAAACAGGAAAGTCCCGAGTGGTGGCGTTTAAAAATGGCTTTCACGGACGTACTTCGGCGGCTGTAGCAGCAACTGATAATCCAAGTATTATAGCGCCAATCAATGCCCAGCAAGAGGTAACTATTCTTGAATTAAACGATATTGAAGGTGTAAAAATCGAGTTGGAAAAAGGTGATGTTTGTGCGGTTATCGTAGAGTTTATTCAGGGTGTTGGAGGATTAGATCAGGCTACTTCCGAATTTTACGAGCAGGTTGATACGCTTTGTAAAGCGAATAACACCTATTTTATTGCCGATGAGGTACAGTCTGGTTACGGACGTTCCGGGAAATTTTTCGCGTTTCAACATTATAATGTGACCCCGGAAGTAATTTCAATTGCTAAAGGTATGGGTAATGGATTTCCTATTGGAGGTATTTTAATTCATCCGGATATTGAAGCAAAATACGGTATGTTAGGAACCACTTTTGGTGGTAATCATTTAGCATGTGCAGCTGGTTTGGCGGTTTTAAATACCATTGAAGAAGAACAATTAATCGATAATGTGAATGCGATGGCTGAGTATTTCGTTTCTGTTGCTAAAACCATTCCCCAGATAAAAAATATAAAAGGACGTGGCTTAATGCTTGGTTTGGAATTCGATTTTGAAGTGGGCGATTTAAGAAAGAAATTAATTTACGATCATCATATTTTTACTGGTGGTGCTTCAAATAAAAAGTTACTAAGAATTTTACCACCATTAACGATTAAAAAGGAACATATCGATCAGTTTTTTAAGGCCTTAAAAAAGGAGCTAGAAGCGGTTGAAGTATAA
- the argC gene encoding N-acetyl-gamma-glutamyl-phosphate reductase translates to MKNIQVGIIGGAGYTAGELVRLLINHPQAELNFVYSTSNAGNKISKIHQDLVGSLDLEFTDTVNPDVDVLFLCLGHGNSVKFLSENSFSQNTKIIDLGNDFRLEDDKVFNGKTFVYGLPELQRETIKNANYIANPGCFATAIQLGLLPLANAGLLNEDVHINAVTGATGAGTSLSATSHYAWRDNNFSYYKPFTHQHLGEINQSVKQLQNGFDSDILFMPNRGNFSRGIFATLYTDFSGSVEEAKALYTEFYKDAEFTFVSDDELHLKQVVNTNKCLIHLHKHNGKLLITSIIDNLLKGASGQAVQNMNLMFGLEETTGLNLKATYF, encoded by the coding sequence ATGAAAAATATTCAAGTTGGAATTATTGGTGGTGCAGGGTATACTGCCGGTGAGTTGGTTAGATTACTAATCAACCATCCACAAGCAGAACTTAACTTTGTATACAGTACATCTAACGCAGGAAATAAAATAAGTAAAATTCATCAGGATCTTGTGGGTTCTCTGGATTTGGAGTTTACCGATACGGTAAATCCGGATGTTGACGTGTTGTTTTTGTGTCTTGGGCATGGTAATTCGGTTAAATTCTTATCGGAAAACAGCTTTTCTCAAAACACAAAAATCATCGATTTAGGAAACGATTTCAGATTAGAAGACGATAAAGTTTTTAATGGAAAAACCTTTGTTTACGGGCTGCCTGAATTACAAAGAGAAACTATAAAGAACGCGAATTACATTGCAAATCCAGGATGTTTTGCAACCGCTATTCAATTAGGTTTGTTACCATTGGCGAATGCCGGATTGTTAAATGAAGATGTTCACATTAATGCGGTAACCGGAGCTACAGGAGCAGGAACGTCGCTGTCTGCAACCTCGCATTATGCGTGGCGAGATAATAACTTTTCGTATTATAAACCGTTTACCCATCAGCATTTAGGAGAGATTAACCAATCGGTGAAACAATTACAGAACGGATTCGATTCAGATATTCTGTTTATGCCAAACCGAGGAAATTTTTCTAGGGGAATTTTCGCGACGCTTTATACCGATTTTTCAGGATCGGTTGAAGAGGCAAAAGCACTTTATACAGAATTTTATAAGGATGCTGAATTTACGTTTGTTTCCGATGATGAATTACATTTAAAGCAAGTTGTTAATACTAATAAGTGTTTGATTCATTTGCATAAGCACAACGGAAAATTATTAATTACGAGTATTATAGATAATTTATTAAAAGGTGCCTCCGGACAAGCGGTTCAGAATATGAATTTAATGTTCGGACTTGAAGAAACCACTGGGTTGAACTTGAAAGCGACTTATTTCTAA
- the proC gene encoding pyrroline-5-carboxylate reductase: MKIAVIGIGNLGSSIANGLIKNNTFSLYLSSRKASSLEVFKGVENVETTNNNSWAVEQSDIVIFALQPKHIDKVLEEVSGKITQNHIVISVAAGVEIPRIESIIGSDKNIMRVMPNTAISIGKSMTCISANDKAQDKVSLAQDIFNQLGTTLVIPEELIQAATVICASGIAFWMRLVRATTQGAIQLGFEAHEAHQLATQTCYGAASLLIESGKHPEQEIDRVTTPSGCTIEGLNAMEHNGLSSALIQGLIASFEKINQIKKN, from the coding sequence ATGAAAATAGCAGTAATAGGAATCGGTAATTTAGGAAGTTCGATTGCAAACGGACTTATTAAAAACAACACCTTTTCATTGTATTTAAGTAGCCGAAAGGCGAGTAGCTTAGAGGTGTTTAAAGGCGTTGAAAACGTTGAAACGACTAACAACAATTCGTGGGCTGTAGAGCAGTCAGATATTGTTATTTTCGCTTTACAACCCAAACATATAGATAAGGTTCTGGAAGAAGTTTCAGGGAAGATTACCCAAAACCATATTGTTATTTCTGTGGCTGCCGGAGTTGAAATCCCAAGGATTGAAAGTATTATTGGAAGCGATAAAAATATCATGCGTGTCATGCCTAATACAGCGATTTCTATTGGTAAATCGATGACGTGTATTTCGGCAAACGATAAGGCTCAGGATAAAGTGAGTTTAGCACAGGATATTTTTAATCAATTAGGGACAACATTGGTGATTCCCGAAGAATTAATACAGGCAGCAACCGTTATCTGCGCCAGCGGAATTGCGTTTTGGATGCGCTTGGTTCGTGCTACGACACAAGGGGCTATTCAGTTAGGTTTCGAAGCCCATGAAGCTCACCAATTAGCAACACAAACATGTTATGGAGCAGCTAGTTTATTAATTGAAAGCGGGAAACACCCAGAACAGGAAATCGATCGGGTAACGACGCCAAGTGGTTGTACGATAGAAGGTTTGAATGCTATGGAACATAATGGATTAAGCTCTGCCTTAATTCAGGGGCTTATAGCTTCATTCGAAAAAATTAATCAAATTAAAAAGAATTAA